In the genome of Pseudomonas bubulae, one region contains:
- a CDS encoding ABC transporter ATP-binding protein, translated as MSSPACISMKGVSKSYACQGGGSPVISHVDFHIAVADSCAIIGPSGSGKSTLLNIIGLLDFADAGEYLFMGRPVTKKQSDELAALRKKNIGFVFQNFNLIPRLNVVENVALPLRYHGVDRGQSLERAMLMLQRVGMAHRAGYKPADLSGGQKQRVAIARALVGQPSLILADEPTGSLDGQTASEILELLLSIQKEQGVTLLIVTHDPLVAGLMRRQVRVCNGRVEEAGKC; from the coding sequence ATGAGCAGCCCGGCATGCATTTCAATGAAGGGGGTCAGCAAGAGTTATGCGTGCCAAGGGGGAGGGAGCCCGGTCATAAGCCACGTTGATTTTCATATCGCGGTCGCAGACTCCTGCGCCATTATTGGTCCGTCCGGATCCGGTAAAAGTACATTGTTGAATATAATCGGCCTGCTGGACTTTGCCGACGCGGGTGAGTACCTGTTTATGGGACGCCCTGTCACAAAAAAACAGAGTGACGAGTTGGCAGCCCTGAGAAAGAAGAACATCGGATTTGTCTTTCAGAATTTCAATTTGATCCCCCGTTTAAATGTTGTCGAAAATGTAGCCTTGCCGCTTCGCTATCACGGGGTTGACCGCGGGCAATCTCTGGAACGGGCGATGCTGATGTTGCAACGGGTCGGGATGGCTCATCGCGCAGGCTACAAGCCTGCCGATCTGTCGGGAGGGCAAAAGCAACGCGTCGCTATTGCCCGGGCTCTGGTGGGGCAGCCATCCCTGATACTGGCTGACGAGCCGACCGGCAGCCTGGATGGCCAGACGGCCAGTGAAATTCTCGAGCTGTTGCTGTCGATCCAGAAAGAACAAGGCGTCACATTATTGATTGTTACCCACGACCCACTGGTTGCAGGCCTTATGCGCAGGCAAGTCCGTGTATGTAACGGGCGGGTTGAGGAGGCGGGCAAGTGCTAG
- a CDS encoding ABC transporter permease — MTFLPPSLLQVGADAADSFRTLGKRSILALLGIVIGSASIIAVINIGHNARQEVASVFHNMGVDTFAVSFSVKQGRQASPLSIEAATFRKLVLEGLLIAPAAIVPAQAGFNHRTINIRLVGTEPSLLDVMKLSLAYGRFLHPFDQDENVVVLGHDIATSLSSDGTLIKTGDWLKINNYLFRVIGVLQSRTHSLISPVSADLSVFVPLQAMNRVASEARIDDLVARIPLHKKSENVASTFGEMLTRTFKSRDIEVVTPVQMIEGMNSQNRTFHYLLMALGVITLVGGGVAVMNVMYMNVSERRSEIGLRMAMGARRQDIRNLFLIEAAALSVLGAVLGAGLGMALAYIYAQVSGWAFAMAFSAIPLGVTSTVLVGVFFGLKPAITASRLTPVEALRDY, encoded by the coding sequence ATGACTTTCCTGCCTCCATCACTGCTGCAAGTGGGCGCAGATGCAGCAGACAGTTTTCGCACGCTGGGCAAGCGCTCGATTCTCGCCTTGTTAGGCATCGTGATAGGTAGCGCCTCGATTATCGCAGTCATCAATATCGGGCATAACGCACGGCAGGAGGTCGCAAGTGTCTTCCACAACATGGGCGTCGATACATTTGCGGTGAGTTTCTCTGTCAAGCAAGGGCGGCAAGCGTCACCTCTCTCTATCGAGGCTGCAACATTCAGGAAGTTGGTCCTGGAAGGTCTGTTGATCGCTCCTGCAGCGATAGTGCCTGCCCAGGCCGGATTTAACCACCGGACTATCAATATCCGCCTGGTAGGAACCGAGCCTTCCCTGTTAGACGTGATGAAACTGTCGTTAGCGTATGGGCGGTTTTTGCATCCCTTTGATCAGGACGAAAATGTGGTTGTGCTTGGTCACGATATCGCAACCTCACTGAGCAGCGATGGAACTCTGATCAAGACCGGTGACTGGCTCAAAATCAATAACTACCTGTTTAGGGTTATCGGTGTATTGCAATCTCGAACGCACTCACTGATCAGTCCGGTCTCCGCCGATCTTTCAGTTTTTGTACCGTTGCAGGCCATGAATCGTGTGGCAAGCGAGGCCAGAATAGATGATTTGGTTGCGCGTATCCCCCTTCACAAAAAAAGTGAAAACGTAGCCTCGACCTTCGGTGAAATGCTGACCCGTACTTTCAAGTCCCGAGACATTGAGGTGGTTACACCTGTGCAAATGATCGAGGGGATGAATAGCCAGAATCGCACTTTCCATTACCTCTTGATGGCCTTGGGGGTCATCACGCTGGTAGGCGGCGGAGTGGCGGTGATGAACGTTATGTATATGAACGTTTCTGAGCGCCGTAGTGAAATAGGTTTACGTATGGCAATGGGTGCCCGCCGTCAGGACATTCGCAATTTGTTTCTGATCGAAGCCGCTGCGCTTAGCGTTTTAGGGGCTGTGTTGGGCGCTGGGCTGGGCATGGCACTGGCTTACATTTATGCCCAAGTATCGGGTTGGGCGTTCGCCATGGCATTCAGCGCCATCCCCTTGGGCGTCACAAGCACGGTTTTGGTCGGCGTGTTCTTTGGTTTGAAACCTGCCATTACGGCTTCTCGCCTGACTCCGGTGGAGGCCCTGCGTGATTATTAA
- a CDS encoding TolC family protein has product MQSLVASAQTDVPAPNAPPTALMSQHSIDLSLVEAVSLGLRRNYNIRSLKLQRVREKFDLFVADDMFNPKLKLIGTHKLSKGSVDSSRATGIGPSVSLLGEYGSNVELSWNQEFNATRNSGDLSSNGLALTLTQPLLRGAGKNVTTAPLRLAKLAEQVNQLNLKASVSQTIYEIIAAYRVLLKTQNQVTIATQALERAVALLKVNKQLITAGRVAEFDVVQIEADIASQELAVEDAKNQLEASRLLLLKLLALDLSTPVRASDSLRVTRLELDQATAFKVAQAKQPQYLSTIVQSEQASINLLLAKDKVRWDFSLVAGASQQRDQHSLNGSARAWDTYAGLKLEIPINDLSTRQGKVHAQTALEQQQLLLEEARVDLQRQTTDAVRSLNTQWRQLEISQRVMDLSRRKLAIENDKLNAGRSSNFQIISFESDLRAAEEANLSAKISYLDARSQLDVLLGVMLESWEISLESF; this is encoded by the coding sequence ATGCAATCCTTGGTGGCATCTGCGCAAACAGACGTGCCGGCCCCTAATGCTCCCCCCACAGCCTTGATGAGTCAGCACTCGATTGATTTGTCGTTGGTCGAAGCAGTGTCTCTGGGCTTGCGCCGCAACTACAACATACGCAGCCTTAAACTTCAGCGCGTGCGAGAGAAGTTCGACTTGTTTGTCGCTGATGACATGTTTAACCCCAAGCTCAAGCTCATTGGCACTCACAAACTTTCCAAAGGGAGCGTGGACAGCAGTCGTGCAACAGGTATTGGGCCTTCGGTGAGCCTGCTGGGTGAGTATGGGAGCAACGTGGAATTGAGCTGGAACCAGGAGTTCAATGCCACGAGAAACTCGGGTGATTTGAGCAGTAATGGCCTCGCGTTGACCTTGACTCAACCCTTGCTTCGGGGGGCGGGTAAAAACGTCACAACTGCGCCCTTGCGCTTGGCGAAATTGGCTGAGCAAGTCAACCAGCTTAATTTGAAAGCCAGTGTGTCCCAAACCATTTACGAAATCATTGCGGCTTATCGCGTACTGCTTAAAACCCAGAATCAGGTGACGATCGCCACGCAGGCGCTGGAGCGGGCAGTCGCTTTGCTCAAGGTCAACAAGCAACTGATCACAGCAGGACGAGTAGCCGAGTTTGATGTTGTGCAGATCGAGGCGGATATCGCGAGTCAGGAGCTGGCGGTGGAAGATGCAAAGAATCAGTTGGAGGCGAGCCGCTTGTTGCTGCTCAAGCTTTTGGCGCTTGACCTATCAACGCCCGTGCGCGCCAGTGACAGCTTGCGAGTGACCCGGCTTGAACTGGATCAGGCGACGGCATTTAAAGTGGCACAGGCCAAGCAACCCCAGTACTTGAGCACGATTGTGCAGAGCGAACAGGCCTCGATCAACCTGCTGCTTGCCAAAGACAAGGTCCGTTGGGATTTTTCTTTGGTGGCGGGTGCCTCTCAGCAGCGCGATCAACACAGCCTCAACGGTTCTGCCAGGGCCTGGGACACTTACGCGGGGCTCAAACTGGAAATTCCCATCAATGATCTCAGTACTCGCCAGGGCAAGGTCCATGCCCAGACAGCGTTGGAACAACAGCAATTGCTGCTGGAGGAGGCTCGGGTTGATTTGCAGCGCCAGACTACTGACGCAGTACGTAGCCTGAATACCCAGTGGCGTCAGCTTGAAATTTCCCAGCGGGTGATGGACCTGTCCAGGCGCAAGCTGGCGATAGAGAACGACAAATTGAACGCAGGCCGATCCAGCAACTTTCAGATCATCAGTTTTGAGTCAGACCTGCGGGCCGCTGAGGAAGCGAACTTGAGCGCAAAAATTTCATATCTGGATGCCAGGTCCCAGTTGGATGTGCTGTTGGGCGTAATGTTGGAGAGTTGGGAGATCTCACTTGAGAGTTTTTGA
- a CDS encoding HlyD family efflux transporter periplasmic adaptor subunit: MLVLSLILVFIVPEAPHGTDSWVAVNSRNLEHEIGLVGKVEPVETAILTAPFEGFALDNNLSPGMYVEEGQALLTLDTRLQEVKVRDALASKLKAQQTAAAFRVWDTGSGVRQARQALRLAEVAMQRLDLELAQVKTLYQSGIVSRNERDTLKQQRDQQLLEVTSAKAQLKDMLAVGKGEGKVIADMEYQNASIAHERLNTMLEQKTIHAPFPGVVLSIGAPQSSGGEPGSLHKGASLAQGQQILKLANISGLKVVTQVLESDVNKFSLNQPVAIHGEGFSVPNLNGYVSAISQLAVPDDSSSSARFPITITVNDPEDGDLKKVRLGMSAHMTIVTYSNENSLVIPHGAVEKEGDAYVIQYRERLDAPVVRREVTIGQSTVEGVEVFGLDPGFVRVKADPR, translated from the coding sequence GTGCTGGTATTGAGCTTGATACTGGTATTTATCGTACCCGAAGCCCCGCACGGCACTGACTCCTGGGTAGCGGTTAACAGTCGGAACCTGGAGCATGAAATCGGGCTGGTGGGTAAAGTTGAGCCGGTTGAGACAGCCATTCTCACGGCGCCTTTTGAAGGTTTTGCCTTGGACAACAATTTGAGTCCAGGTATGTATGTTGAAGAGGGGCAGGCTCTGTTGACCCTCGATACCAGGTTGCAGGAAGTCAAAGTAAGGGACGCTTTGGCCAGCAAGTTGAAAGCGCAGCAGACTGCTGCAGCGTTTCGCGTTTGGGATACGGGCTCGGGAGTGAGGCAAGCCAGGCAGGCGCTAAGACTGGCCGAGGTGGCCATGCAGAGGCTTGACCTTGAGCTTGCCCAGGTCAAGACGCTTTATCAGAGCGGCATTGTATCTCGCAACGAGCGAGATACCTTGAAGCAACAACGTGACCAACAATTGCTTGAGGTGACCTCAGCCAAAGCACAGCTCAAAGACATGCTGGCTGTTGGCAAGGGCGAGGGCAAAGTCATAGCTGATATGGAATACCAGAATGCATCCATTGCTCATGAGCGGCTAAACACGATGCTGGAGCAAAAGACGATCCATGCCCCGTTTCCGGGAGTAGTGCTATCCATTGGCGCACCCCAATCGTCAGGGGGCGAGCCGGGGTCTCTTCACAAAGGAGCGTCTTTGGCCCAAGGCCAACAAATACTCAAGTTGGCCAACATATCTGGGCTTAAGGTCGTCACCCAGGTGTTGGAGTCAGACGTCAACAAGTTCTCCCTGAATCAGCCAGTAGCGATCCATGGGGAGGGTTTTTCGGTGCCGAATTTAAACGGTTATGTAAGCGCCATCAGCCAGTTGGCTGTGCCGGATGATAGCAGCAGCTCAGCAAGATTCCCGATCACGATCACCGTCAATGATCCCGAGGATGGTGACCTGAAAAAGGTGAGGCTAGGTATGAGTGCGCACATGACGATCGTGACCTATAGCAATGAAAACAGCTTGGTCATTCCTCACGGTGCAGTTGAGAAGGAAGGGGACGCCTACGTCATACAGTATCGCGAGCGTCTAGACGCACCCGTGGTGCGGCGTGAGGTTACGATCGGCCAATCGACTGTCGAAGGGGTTGAGGTATTCGGTCTGGACCCTGGATTTGTTCGTGTGAAAGCAGACCCTCGGTAA